The following proteins are co-located in the Phocoena phocoena chromosome 1, mPhoPho1.1, whole genome shotgun sequence genome:
- the UBE2T gene encoding ubiquitin-conjugating enzyme E2 T — MQRASRLKRELSLLAAEPPPGITCWQDGDRMEDLRAQILGGADTPYEKGVFKLEVNVPERYPFEPPQIRFLTPIYHPNIDSAGRICLDVLKLPPKGAWRPSLNIATLLASVQQLMAEPNPDDPLMADISSEFKYNKPVFLRNARQWTEKHARQKADEEETPDNPPEAGDSEGHSEAQKRKARPLGGVEKKFCPDV; from the exons ATGCAGAGAGCATCCCGTCTGAAGAGAGAGCTGAGCCTGCTGGCCGCGGAGCCGCCCCCGGGCATCACATGCTGGCAGGATGGGGACCGAATGGAAGATCTGCGAGCTC agatattAGGTGGAGCAGACACACCTTACGAAAAAGGTGTTTTCAAGCTGGAAGTTAACGTTCCTGAGAG GTACCCATTTGAACCTCCTCAGATCCGATTTCTGACTCCCATCTACCATCCCAACATCGATTCCGCTGGAAGGATTTGTTTAGATGTTCTCAAGTTGCCGCCAAAA GGCGCCTGGAGACCGTCCCTCAACATCGCGACCCTGCTGGCCTCGGTTCAGCAGCTCATGGCCGAGCCCAACCCCGATGACCCGCTCATGGCCGACATC TCCTCAGAGTTTAAATACAACAAGCCCGTCTTCCTCAGGAATGCCAGGCAGTGGACAGAGAAGCACGCGAGACAGAAG GCTGATGAAGAAGAGACACCTGATAACCCCCCCGAGGCGGGTGACTCAGAAGGGCACAGCGaggcacagaaaaggaaagccaGGCCCCTGGGGGGCGTAGAAAAGAAATTCTGCCCTGACGTTTAG